In Streptomyces sp. SLBN-118, the following are encoded in one genomic region:
- the pcaC gene encoding 4-carboxymuconolactone decarboxylase: MSETPPKTLQYRCDGPEDAPVLILGPSLGTTWHMWDRQITDLARRWQVFRFDLPGHGGAPAHPAASVAELADRLLATLDGLGIQYFGYAGCSIGGAIGVELALRHPHRVASLALVAASPRFGTADEFRQRGVIVRTNGLDPMARSAPERWFTHGFAAAQPAIVEWAVQMVRTTDPGCYIAACEALAAFDVRGELGHVGVPTLVLVGSEDQVTGPAEARTLVAGIPDARLALVPGASHLAPVEQPGAVTDLLVHHFSTAWQTASDSPTGLTAIPAAPIAPALSAAVAPDGEIAPASPAQPEAVQPGRPDPYVAGMKVRREVLGDAHVDRATAAADDFTGDFQELITRYAWGEVWTREGLDRRTRSVVTLTALVAGGHLEELAFHTRAALRNGLTPAEIKEVLIHAAVYCGVPAANSAFRVAHAVIQEETNPEG, encoded by the coding sequence GTGAGCGAGACACCACCGAAAACGCTGCAATACCGCTGTGACGGGCCAGAAGACGCCCCTGTTCTGATCCTGGGTCCGTCACTGGGTACCACATGGCACATGTGGGACCGGCAGATAACCGATCTCGCCCGCCGGTGGCAGGTGTTCCGGTTCGATCTGCCCGGCCACGGCGGCGCCCCCGCCCACCCCGCGGCCTCCGTCGCCGAGCTCGCCGACCGGCTGCTCGCGACCCTCGACGGGCTGGGCATCCAGTACTTCGGCTACGCGGGCTGTTCCATCGGCGGCGCGATCGGGGTGGAGCTGGCGCTGCGCCACCCGCACCGGGTGGCCTCCCTCGCGCTGGTGGCGGCCTCGCCGCGGTTCGGGACCGCCGACGAGTTCCGCCAGCGCGGTGTGATCGTGCGGACCAACGGCCTGGACCCGATGGCCCGCAGCGCTCCCGAGCGCTGGTTCACGCACGGCTTCGCCGCCGCCCAGCCCGCGATCGTCGAGTGGGCGGTCCAGATGGTCCGTACCACCGACCCCGGCTGCTACATCGCCGCCTGCGAGGCGCTCGCGGCCTTCGACGTACGCGGCGAACTCGGCCACGTCGGCGTCCCGACCCTCGTCCTGGTCGGCTCCGAGGACCAGGTCACCGGGCCCGCCGAGGCCCGCACCCTGGTCGCCGGCATACCGGACGCCCGGCTCGCGCTCGTGCCCGGCGCATCGCACCTCGCCCCCGTCGAGCAGCCGGGCGCGGTCACCGACCTTCTCGTACACCACTTCTCCACCGCCTGGCAGACCGCTTCCGATTCACCGACGGGGCTCACGGCGATCCCGGCCGCGCCGATCGCGCCCGCCCTCTCCGCCGCGGTCGCCCCCGACGGGGAGATCGCCCCCGCCTCGCCCGCGCAGCCCGAGGCGGTGCAGCCGGGACGCCCGGATCCGTACGTGGCCGGGATGAAGGTGCGCCGCGAGGTACTGGGCGACGCGCATGTCGACCGGGCGACGGCCGCGGCAGACGACTTCACCGGCGACTTCCAGGAGCTGATCACCCGCTACGCCTGGGGCGAGGTCTGGACCCGCGAGGGCCTCGACAGGCGCACTCGCAGCGTGGTGACGCTGACCGCGCTGGTCGCGGGCGGGCACCTGGAGGAGCTCGCCTTCCACACCCGTGCGGCCCTGCGCAACGGCCTCACCCCCGCCGAGATCAAGGAAGTCCTCATTCACGCGGCGGTGTACTGCGGTGTCCCGGCGGCGAACTCCGCCTTCCGCGTTGCCCACGCGGTCATTCAGGAGGAGACCAACCCCGAGGGGTAG
- a CDS encoding 4'-phosphopantetheinyl transferase codes for MVADLIAGLVPAGVRTAEVFGDVADVSLFPEEETAIASAVDARRREFATGRHCARAALSALGRPAVPLPPDEHGVPSWPDGVLGSLTHCDGYRGAAVASREDVMSLGIDAEPHRPLPQGVLEAVTIAPERPALAVLADSYPSVHWDRLLFSAKESVFKSWFSMTGDRLGFDDAEVEFEAEIPFFRAWVLRQRPGWAGKAPTAVGGRWLVCRGLVLTAVSL; via the coding sequence ATGGTCGCGGACCTGATCGCCGGTCTGGTGCCGGCGGGGGTGCGTACAGCGGAGGTGTTCGGTGACGTGGCGGACGTCTCACTGTTCCCGGAGGAAGAGACTGCGATCGCAAGTGCGGTGGACGCGCGGAGGCGGGAGTTCGCCACGGGACGCCACTGCGCCCGTGCGGCGCTGTCAGCGCTGGGCCGACCGGCTGTTCCCCTGCCGCCGGACGAGCACGGTGTGCCGTCGTGGCCTGACGGAGTGTTGGGATCCCTGACCCACTGCGATGGCTATCGCGGTGCCGCGGTGGCCAGCCGTGAGGATGTCATGTCGCTCGGCATCGATGCCGAGCCACACCGCCCGCTTCCACAAGGGGTGTTGGAGGCAGTGACGATCGCCCCGGAGCGTCCCGCGCTGGCTGTGCTGGCGGACTCGTACCCTTCGGTGCACTGGGACCGTCTGCTGTTCAGCGCCAAGGAGTCGGTCTTCAAGAGCTGGTTCTCCATGACGGGGGACCGCCTCGGCTTCGACGACGCCGAGGTGGAGTTCGAAGCCGAGATACCGTTCTTCCGCGCCTGGGTCCTGCGCCAGCGGCCCGGCTGGGCCGGCAAGGCGCCCACGGCGGTCGGCGGCCGCTGGCTGGTGTGCCGTGGTCTCGTACTGACGGCGGTCTCGCTGTAG
- a CDS encoding FAD-binding oxidoreductase yields MKHIDFVAPGDIRYEDLRRGENLRFVGDPEEIHLVGSATEIEQVLSHAVRSGKRVAVRSGGHCYEDFVAHPDVRVVMDMSPLSAVGFDEERGAFVVEAGATLGAVYKTLFRVWGVTLPGGACPDVGAGGHVLGGGYGPLSRMHGSIVDYLHAVEVVVVDASGDARTVIATREPDDPNHDLWWAHTGGGGGNFGVVVRYWLRTTEADVPPDPRRVLPRPPAEVLLNTTVWPWEGLDEAAFARLVRNHGRWFEENSGPDSPWCDLYSVLALTRSQSGALAMTTQLDATGPDAEKRLQTYLAAVSEGVGVQSHSDTRRLPWLHSTRWPGIAGDGDMTGRAKIKAAYARRSFDGQQISTLYTRLTSADYDNPAGVVALIAYGGKVNAVSADRTAVAQRDSILKIVYVTTWEDSAEDPIHVRWIRELYRDVYAATGGVPVPGGAADGAYVNYPDVDLADDEWNSSGVPWSELYYKDAYPRLQAVKARWDPRNVFRHALSVQAPPA; encoded by the coding sequence ATGAAGCACATCGATTTCGTGGCCCCCGGCGATATCAGGTACGAGGACTTACGCCGGGGCGAGAACCTCCGCTTCGTCGGCGATCCGGAAGAGATACATCTGGTGGGATCCGCCACTGAGATCGAGCAGGTCCTTTCGCATGCCGTCCGATCGGGAAAGCGGGTCGCCGTGCGCAGTGGAGGTCACTGTTACGAGGACTTCGTGGCCCATCCCGATGTCCGTGTGGTGATGGACATGTCGCCGCTGTCGGCGGTCGGGTTCGACGAAGAGCGCGGCGCGTTCGTCGTCGAGGCCGGTGCCACGCTGGGCGCGGTCTACAAGACGCTGTTCCGGGTGTGGGGCGTGACACTGCCCGGCGGGGCGTGCCCCGATGTGGGGGCGGGCGGGCACGTCCTCGGCGGGGGCTACGGCCCGCTGTCCCGGATGCACGGCTCGATCGTCGACTACCTGCACGCGGTCGAGGTCGTCGTGGTCGACGCGTCGGGCGACGCGCGGACGGTGATCGCGACGCGCGAGCCGGACGATCCGAACCATGATCTGTGGTGGGCCCACACTGGGGGCGGTGGCGGGAACTTCGGCGTGGTCGTCAGGTACTGGCTGCGGACCACCGAGGCCGACGTACCGCCGGATCCCCGCCGGGTGCTGCCGCGGCCGCCGGCCGAGGTGCTCCTCAACACCACCGTGTGGCCGTGGGAGGGACTGGACGAGGCGGCCTTCGCGCGGCTCGTCCGGAACCACGGCAGGTGGTTCGAGGAGAACAGCGGCCCCGACTCCCCCTGGTGCGACCTCTACAGCGTGCTGGCCCTGACCCGCAGCCAGTCCGGTGCCCTCGCGATGACCACACAGCTCGACGCTACCGGCCCGGACGCGGAGAAGCGGCTGCAGACGTACCTCGCCGCCGTCTCCGAGGGTGTGGGCGTGCAGTCGCACAGCGACACCCGGCGTCTGCCCTGGCTGCACTCGACCCGCTGGCCCGGGATCGCCGGGGACGGCGACATGACCGGACGGGCCAAGATCAAGGCGGCGTACGCGCGCCGGAGCTTCGACGGCCAGCAGATCAGCACCCTGTACACGCGTCTGACCAGCGCCGACTACGACAACCCGGCCGGGGTCGTCGCGCTCATCGCCTACGGAGGCAAGGTCAACGCCGTCTCTGCGGACCGGACCGCGGTGGCACAGCGGGACTCCATCCTCAAGATCGTGTACGTCACGACCTGGGAGGACTCCGCGGAGGACCCGATCCACGTGCGGTGGATCCGCGAGCTGTACCGGGACGTGTACGCGGCCACCGGCGGCGTACCGGTACCCGGCGGTGCCGCCGACGGCGCGTACGTCAACTACCCGGACGTCGACCTCGCGGACGACGAGTGGAACAGCTCCGGGGTGCCGTGGTCCGAGCTGTACTACAAGGACGCCTACCCGCGGCTGCAGGCGGTCAAGGCGCGTTGGGATCCGCGCAACGTGTTCCGGCACGCGCTCTCCGTGCAGGCGCCGCCGGCCTGA